A single Paraburkholderia sp. D15 DNA region contains:
- a CDS encoding LysR family transcriptional regulator — MDRFQEMQVFIRIAERGSFTRAADDLQIPRATVTNLMKRMEERLGARLLERTTRTVRLTHDGEAFYRRCVRLVADMEEAEGSFHNVAPKGLLRVNVQGTLAKYFIVPTLPDFVARYPGIELHIGEDDRLVDLVREGIDCVLRAGTLQDSSMVGRRVASLEQVTVASPAYLAQFGEPDTLDALEHHRAVNYISSSSGRALPLEFTVDGEVIEMQLPSLVSVTGADLYAGAAIAGLGMVQAPRYRVAGELAAGTLKIVLGEFPPPPMPVSVLYPHNRQLSSRVRVFAQWLRDVFEEVS; from the coding sequence ATGGACCGTTTCCAGGAGATGCAGGTGTTCATCCGGATCGCCGAGCGCGGCAGCTTCACGCGTGCTGCCGACGATCTGCAGATTCCTCGCGCCACCGTCACTAATCTGATGAAACGGATGGAAGAACGGCTTGGGGCTCGCTTACTGGAACGCACTACGCGCACGGTGCGCCTGACGCACGACGGCGAAGCGTTTTACCGGCGCTGCGTACGCCTCGTCGCCGACATGGAAGAGGCCGAGGGTTCGTTTCACAACGTCGCGCCAAAGGGACTGTTGCGCGTGAATGTTCAGGGAACGCTCGCCAAGTACTTTATCGTCCCTACGTTGCCGGACTTCGTCGCGCGGTATCCCGGCATCGAGCTTCATATCGGCGAAGACGACCGGTTAGTCGACCTCGTGCGCGAGGGTATCGACTGCGTGCTGCGAGCGGGCACGCTGCAGGATTCGTCGATGGTCGGACGGCGCGTCGCATCGCTGGAACAGGTCACGGTGGCGAGTCCCGCGTATCTCGCGCAATTCGGCGAGCCGGACACGCTGGACGCACTCGAACATCATCGCGCGGTCAATTACATTTCGAGCAGTTCTGGACGTGCATTGCCACTCGAATTCACGGTAGACGGCGAAGTGATCGAGATGCAACTTCCGTCTCTCGTCTCCGTTACCGGCGCGGACCTCTATGCGGGCGCCGCCATTGCCGGGCTCGGCATGGTGCAGGCGCCGCGTTACCGGGTGGCGGGCGAACTGGCCGCCGGCACGTTGAAGATCGTGCTCGGCGAGTTCCCGCCGCCGCCCATGCCTGTATCGGTGCTCTATCCGCACAACCGGCAGCTTTCGTCGCGGGTCAGAGTGTTCGCGCAGTGGCTGCGCGATGTTTTCGAAGAGGTGAGCTAA